From the Procambarus clarkii isolate CNS0578487 chromosome 70, FALCON_Pclarkii_2.0, whole genome shotgun sequence genome, one window contains:
- the LOC138355992 gene encoding streptococcal hemagglutinin-like, which produces MTASEQRLVFSSITASEQRLVISSMTSSEQRLVISSMTASEQRLVISSMTASEQRLVISSMTASEQRLIFSSMTASEQRLVISSITASEQRLVISSITASEQRLVISSITASEQRLVISSITASEQRLVISSMTASEQRLVISSMTASEQRLVISSITASEQRLVISSITASEQRLVISSITASEQRLIFSSMTASEQRLVISSMTASEQRLIFSSMTASEQRLVISSITASEQRLVISSITASEQRLIFSSMTASEQRLVISSITASEQRLIFSSMTASEQRLVISSMTASEQRLIFSSMTASEQRLVFSSMTASEQRLVFSSMTASEQRLVFSSMTASEQHLVFSSMTASEQRLVISSMTASEQRLVFSSMTASEQHLVFSSMTASEQRLIFSSMTASEQRLVFSSITTLTTHSEPPF; this is translated from the coding sequence ATGACTGCTTCAGAACAACGTCTGGTCTTCAGCTCTATAACTGCTTCAGAACAACGTCTGGTCATTAGCTCTATGACTTCTTCAGAACAACGTCTGGTCATTAGCTCTATGACTGCTTCAGAACAACGTCTGGTCATTAGCTCTATGACTGCTTCAGAACAACGTCTGGTCATTAGCTCTATGACTGCTTCAGAACAACGTCTGATCTTCAGCTCTATGACTGCTTCAGAACAACGTCTGGTCATTAGCTCTATAACTGCTTCAGAACAACGTCTGGTCATTAGCTCTATAACTGCTTCAGAACAACGTCTGGTCATTAGCTCTATAACTGCTTCAGAACAACGTCTGGTCATTAGCTCTATAACTGCTTCAGAACAACGTCTGGTCATTAGCTCTATGACTGCTTCAGAACAACGTCTGGTCATTAGCTCTATGACTGCTTCAGAACAACGTCTGGTCATTAGCTCTATAACTGCTTCAGAACAACGTCTGGTCATTAGCTCTATAACTGCTTCAGAACAACGTCTGGTCATTAGCTCTATAACTGCTTCAGAACAACGTCTGATCTTCAGCTCTATGACAGCTTCAGAACAACGTCTGGTCATTAGCTCTATGACTGCTTCAGAACAACGTCTGATCTTCAGCTCTATGACTGCTTCAGAACAACGTCTGGTCATTAGCTCTATAACTGCTTCAGAACAACGTCTGGTCATTAGCTCTATAACTGCTTCAGAACAACGTCTGATCTTCAGCTCTATGACAGCTTCAGAACAACGTCTGGTCATTAGCTCTATAACTGCTTCAGAACAACGTCTGATCTTCAGCTCTATGACAGCTTCAGAACAACGTCTGGTCATTAGCTCTATGACTGCTTCAGAACAACGTCTGATCTTCAGCTCTATGACTGCTTCAGAACAACGTCTGGTCTTCAGCTCTATGACTGCTTCAGAACAACGTCTGGTCTTCAGCTCTATGACTGCTTCAGAACAACGTCTGGTCTTCAGCTCTATGACTGCTTCAGAACAACATCTGGTCTTCAGCTCTATGACTGCTTCAGAACAACGTCTGGTCATTAGCTCTATGACTGCTTCAGAACAACGTCTGGTCTTCAGCTCTATGACTGCTTCAGAACAACATCTGGTCTTCAGCTCTATGACTGCTTCAGAACAACGTCTGATCTTCAGCTCTATGACTGCTTCAGAACAACGTCTGGTCTTCAGCTCTATAACCACGCTAACAACGCACTCGGAACCTCCTTTCTAA